The genomic stretch GCTCGCTCTGGCGGTAGGGGCCGTTCGGCCCGCCGACGTCCGGGCCCTCGTCGTAGCCCAGGCCCAGCCAGTGCAACGCCTCGATGATCTGGGCCTCCGAGGTGGCGTCGTAGCGCGTCTGGTCCGTGTCCTCGATGCGCAGGATGAAGCGACCCCCCGTCGAGCGGGCGGCGAGCAGGTCGAACAGCGCGATGTAGGCGGTCCCGACGTGGGGATCCCCGGTCGGGCTGGGCGCGACACGGGTGACGGCGGGCGTGGTCATGGCAGGCTCCGGACGAAGGGGCGCGCCATGCTACGTTCCGATGGCGATGGACCACGACGTCGGACTCGAGGCCTTGGATGACAGCCCGCCCCCGATCGAGGGGGGCGTGATCGCCGGCCATG from bacterium encodes the following:
- a CDS encoding glutamate--tRNA ligase, yielding MTTPAVTRVAPSPTGDPHVGTAYIALFDLLAARSTGGRFILRIEDTDQTRYDATSEAQIIEALHWLGLGYDEGPDVGGPNGPYRQSERTEIYREHVEKLLENGTAYRCFCSEERLTEMRHQQRARKAPPGYDGLCRSLLPEDIARNLDDGLA